The following are encoded in a window of Alphaproteobacteria bacterium genomic DNA:
- a CDS encoding radical SAM protein, with protein sequence MMDRCSLKDDIIDPRTVIPLANFMGQAGFGSFAPVGERLRSSPVGGPRHYLAVEIGEACQLKCRHCIYHREKSRNPRPNSLVLDEVYETTHDGFDPIWLTFAGKESTIYPRTLVEAATRLRRPDTLSILMTNGLLLNDDLIDSLANQIDLFDISLDGPKAAHDWMRGAGTYERTWERIEAVLERTTSRVGIIATAVRGEVAPGVQQYEQIGQLAAEVVTKCGTSGRVVLTLSLYYGPVGDPMLLQPEDIAGLVRTLAATECPSRVLVTANYAHQWPAVAKQLGLTDRKVGYDVATGLPVVRFGSVNLILFNLTEVPQVSARVSNDGLVFIGCNHLVLGDAAAGHAVGDLAEESLQGVFDRLSDGRHTIYDNFREPPAACNGCPVFDSCRAGDRLSGLLFDMGAIDPYCPRIHGPAPRANVAHETANLGTVEVSDDAH encoded by the coding sequence ATGATGGACCGATGCTCGTTGAAGGATGACATCATAGACCCACGCACCGTCATACCCCTTGCCAACTTCATGGGGCAGGCCGGCTTCGGATCTTTTGCGCCGGTCGGCGAGCGGCTCCGATCGTCTCCCGTGGGTGGCCCTCGGCACTATCTGGCCGTTGAGATCGGTGAGGCGTGCCAACTCAAATGCAGGCATTGCATTTATCATAGAGAAAAGTCGCGGAACCCTCGTCCGAACTCGCTCGTCCTCGACGAGGTTTACGAAACTACACATGACGGTTTCGATCCGATTTGGCTCACCTTCGCGGGCAAGGAATCGACGATCTACCCGCGCACGCTTGTCGAGGCGGCGACCCGGCTTCGTCGGCCCGACACGCTTAGTATCCTGATGACAAACGGCCTTTTGCTCAATGACGACTTGATTGATTCGCTGGCCAACCAGATCGACTTGTTCGATATCTCGCTGGACGGTCCCAAAGCGGCGCACGACTGGATGCGAGGCGCTGGTACCTACGAAAGAACGTGGGAACGGATCGAGGCTGTGTTGGAAAGGACCACCAGCCGCGTCGGCATCATCGCGACGGCGGTTCGAGGAGAGGTTGCGCCGGGCGTCCAGCAATACGAGCAAATTGGCCAGCTCGCTGCGGAAGTCGTTACAAAATGCGGTACATCCGGACGTGTCGTTCTGACCCTGTCGCTCTATTACGGACCGGTGGGTGATCCGATGTTGCTCCAGCCCGAGGATATCGCGGGACTGGTTCGGACGCTCGCAGCGACCGAATGTCCATCACGCGTGCTGGTAACCGCGAACTACGCTCACCAGTGGCCGGCGGTCGCCAAGCAGCTGGGACTGACGGACCGTAAGGTCGGCTACGATGTCGCGACCGGCTTACCGGTGGTCCGGTTCGGGAGCGTCAATTTGATTTTGTTCAACCTGACCGAGGTTCCGCAGGTCAGCGCCCGCGTGTCCAATGACGGACTGGTCTTCATCGGGTGCAACCACCTCGTCCTTGGCGACGCTGCCGCCGGCCACGCCGTCGGTGATCTTGCGGAGGAATCCTTGCAAGGGGTTTTCGACCGGCTGTCCGACGGGCGTCACACAATCTACGATAACTTCCGCGAACCACCTGCTGCGTGCAACGGGTGCCCGGTGTTCGATTCATGCCGCGCCGGTGATAGATTGTCGGGCCTGCTTTTCGACATGGGGGCGATCGATCCGTACTGCCCCAGGATTCATGGGCCCGCTCCGCGGGCGAACGTCGCACATGAAACGGCGAACCTCGGGACTGTGGAGGTTTCGGACGATGCCCACTAG
- a CDS encoding GNAT family N-acetyltransferase — MTTYPVSQLVSAHFKALSTIDGQALADLAQRGSVTTGPRPEGMLQEILEGSSGAGLLFGVEGGAPGSAKAYLAATQTGNYLHIEEVAVERRLRRRGLGTALIDAAKKECVTRSLEGITLTTDRLLPSNLGFYRALGFEAIEYASCPAHLRDVIAAECAIFRDPSRRTAMIWRAESR; from the coding sequence TTGACAACCTATCCTGTGAGCCAACTCGTCAGCGCGCACTTCAAGGCGCTGAGCACGATCGACGGACAAGCCCTCGCCGATCTTGCTCAGCGGGGAAGCGTGACGACGGGGCCGCGCCCTGAAGGAATGTTGCAGGAGATCCTTGAGGGGTCGTCGGGCGCCGGGCTGCTGTTCGGCGTCGAGGGGGGAGCCCCCGGTTCTGCAAAAGCCTACCTCGCTGCAACACAGACTGGGAATTACCTGCACATCGAAGAAGTCGCAGTAGAGCGCCGCCTTCGGCGCAGAGGACTGGGCACCGCATTGATTGACGCCGCAAAGAAGGAATGCGTCACACGGTCCCTCGAAGGGATTACCCTCACTACGGACAGACTCCTGCCGTCCAACCTGGGTTTTTATAGAGCGCTCGGATTCGAAGCCATTGAATACGCGAGTTGCCCGGCACATCTGCGGGATGTCATCGCGGCCGAATGTGCAATCTTTCGTGACCCAAGTCGAAGAACTGCCATGATATGGCGCGCCGAATCGCGGTAG
- a CDS encoding HAD family hydrolase, which yields MNGRPAPRATVFVDADNTLWETDSVFAAAQLNLLEGVETLLNRKASAADRLAFVRSVDQRLAQKHHDGLRYPPRLLVRGIAIALDGMGAERAVKAAWLGSASSPLPEAREAEVERNFFGDIATLPEPRPGVLEGLDALQDAGCLVLVVTEAASRKTEEIAAKLGMADHFDRVVEGRKRPALYQRIVRLAGTPDRSFMVGDQLDRDIAPAKAAGLETIYYPGNFKPRWQLDEDAGAPDHRISSFAEVPGIVLAPSRVARVAGRR from the coding sequence ATGAATGGACGTCCCGCCCCACGCGCAACCGTCTTCGTCGATGCCGACAACACCCTTTGGGAGACCGACAGCGTTTTCGCGGCCGCGCAGCTCAATCTGCTCGAGGGAGTTGAGACCCTGCTCAACAGGAAGGCGTCCGCCGCCGACCGGCTCGCCTTCGTGCGGTCAGTGGACCAACGCCTTGCGCAAAAGCACCATGACGGCTTGCGCTATCCACCGAGATTGCTGGTGCGAGGCATCGCCATCGCTTTGGACGGCATGGGCGCCGAACGCGCGGTCAAAGCCGCATGGCTGGGCAGCGCCTCCTCGCCGCTCCCGGAAGCCCGCGAGGCCGAGGTCGAACGGAACTTCTTCGGCGATATCGCGACGCTGCCTGAACCCAGACCGGGCGTGCTCGAGGGGCTCGATGCACTTCAGGATGCCGGCTGCCTGGTCCTCGTCGTGACCGAGGCGGCGAGCCGCAAGACCGAGGAGATCGCGGCGAAGCTGGGAATGGCGGACCATTTCGACCGCGTTGTCGAAGGCCGCAAGCGGCCCGCCCTCTATCAGCGAATCGTTCGGCTCGCCGGGACGCCCGACCGCTCCTTCATGGTCGGGGACCAACTTGACCGCGATATCGCGCCGGCCAAGGCGGCGGGTCTCGAAACAATCTACTATCCGGGCAACTTCAAGCCGCGCTGGCAGTTGGACGAGGACGCGGGCGCTCCTGATCACCGGATTTCGAGCTTCGCCGAGGTTCCGGGCATTGTCCTCGCACCGAGCCGGGTCGCGCGCGTCGCCGGCCGAAGGTGA